A region of the Silene latifolia isolate original U9 population chromosome 9, ASM4854445v1, whole genome shotgun sequence genome:
TCAGCCGATTTCCTGTTTCTGTTTCTGTTTCTTGACATTGTATAATTGCACTGAATTGATTTAAAGGCTTCCAACAATCGCATGCCTATGGTAAATATCATTTCTGTCTTTTATAACTGTGCCTCTACAGATTCCAGAGCAACCGCCTCCAGCTGAATATGTGAGAGAAAGTTTTCCATTGTTGAGATGACTATTAGGCTCGAGCTTTGAATTCTGAAGAGCAAATACCAGAGGGGTGACTTATCTATCAACAGTTTTTTTTGCTGTCAAATATTACAGCTGTTCAGTAGGACACTTAAAGATCTTCCTTGCGTAGATTCATTAGTGTAACCCTTTCATATGTTAATTGTCGGAGTGAATTCTAAGTAGTGTAGTATCCTCTTTATTCGTCTCAATTTCTATATAGTGTGGAttcattagttttttttttttgctgtcaAACATTATGTTGTTTTGAGACAGAATTGGCTGTGTTTTGGCAAATTGATCAAATTAGGCTGCAATGACCTAGTATTCTCTAAGTGTGAGTTTCCTGAAGTTCGGTTTTACAATATGTTAAatgtaatactccactgaaccgaagGCGTTATTCGGGTGTGATATCCCCTTAAAGATGTCCATTGATAGACTTAGAATCTTACTAGTGCTTAAagagattgaaagtactactcgtatcaacaaagtgcacttttttttttttttcctgattATCCATGCGAAAGAATTCCACAGTTAAGCGTGGTTAGCTTAGcttgagagtagtcttaggatgggtgacttCCTGGGAAGGGAGAACGGATTCTCTGTCCTATCTTGTGTCCCACTATACTCGACACATCATTAGTTTAAAAGAATTTGCTATCAATCTTATCATATGAATGATGGTGTCGCAACATAAAGACAATGGGAGAGGAGATgggacacaaaagtgggacagaTGATCTCAACTCCTGGGAAGGTTATCGGGATGCGTACGAATGAGAACAAAATGGGCTGGAAAGGACTTGTGTTGATCTGTGGGTCATGTACACAGCCTGACGGACTACCGTGAGTAACCGTTCCCGACCCAGGATTTGGGCCGGGGTGTAACATTAAAAGTGTAAGACTATTCTATATCTATAATTTAGAATAAAAAGGTTATTCAACGGTGTAAAATGGTTGCATGTCATATAACTTGATATTCTAATAAAAATGGTCACTAATAGCAATAAAATGCTTGCTAATGTTATGAAATATGAATAGATTGTTTTATAGGGAGTACAAGATTTAGTTTGTATAATCATGACTAAACCAATATCGAATGTCCTAGCACTCCTAGGGTTGCTTTCCATTGGACATCAAAGTTCAGACACATCAAATCTTTATATTAGGAAAATAATTGGGAACAGCAAAGATCACATAATAGCATTAACAATCAATCCTACAAGGAGCCCTAACAAAGCTCCCGCTATTACTTCGACCTCAGTATGGCCAATTGATTCTTTCAGCACCGGAAACTGAGGAGTTTTTTCCGATTTTATACCCACATTTTCGAAGCTTGTCATGTCTTTCTCATTCTGACTTTTCCGCACCTTAGATTCAAGCAGTCGAGTTAAAGTTGACTGTTCATTTCTAAACGTGCTTGGTTCTTCAAGAGCAGTTGAACTCTCCGAGTTTGTTGAGGATGATTTTCCGGGTATAGAATTAATTATATCGTTACCTTCGTCTATTACCGACTTTGTTTGGTATTCTAGCAGCAACTTGTTCAGCGTCTTTGCATGAATCCCAACTTCTCTCCTTACTCCCTGTTAAGAAGTAGAGACCAGAGTAATGAACAAATGCAACCAAAATATTAATTCATTATCCAATATCAAAGCAGCCAAATTATCATTATTCCTCGATATAGAATATGATGCAAAACGACCCACTAAATTATCTACGCTTGGTAAATTGTGAAATAACTGCCACTCGACTGCAATTCCCAAAATTTTCATCACTTACCATGGCGTAGCCGCGTAAATACAGGACTAAGTGTGCGTACACCTCAAACCCACCCCTCGGCTCAAAGATGTCATTGTGACATTGGGGTTATGTTACCTCAAAAGTGTCTCAATGTAAGGTTCTGTAGTCCCAACAATTTTCACGATAAGCACGACCCATCACCATTTTGTCATCCATTTCACATAAACCAGGCTTCATAGTTCATTTAAAATCAAGATGAAAATAAGACGCGGCATTTGCAAGATGTTTAAATTATAGTACTATACAAATTGTAAAAATGGCCAGTTCAGAAAGAGATTTGATGTAGCCATTCTATGAGTTTCTGGAAGAAATTCGAAATACACAAATGCTGAGAAAACTTGTGTAAACAACAGAACATTTGTGAATTTAGTCATACCTGTGCATCATACATTATAAGAGCTGCATAAACAACAGCCATACCGAAAATAGAATCAGAAAATCCCCTGCAATGGAAAATAATACAGATGGAACGATTAATACACGGAAGAAGCGTAGTTTGAAAGGCGAATCATGAACAAACAAGGAATTCAGAACAGCAAAATAACAGAAACAGAAATTAGAAAGCAGTATTGGATTTTGATGAGAGCACCTTTCGAGGCCCAAACATGTTGCAGTAGCGACAACTGCCTGTCAATTTGAAAAACAAGAGACCTAATGAATGCAAAACATCAGTTCCATGCCACAAACTATGAGTACCATTAAACTTAAGTAGTTGTTCTCAATTCAAAGCATTTGATTCTCATATCTTGGATGGTAAGTTATGAAGGAAACCCATGTTTTAAGATTATTATATGTTTCAGCAATTTCCACAAAAGGATAACAGACTAGAGTGGAATTGAATTGAATGGTGAAGTgagggaatgaaagaaaagcTCACAGAGGAATGAGTAGAGGGAAAGCCACCAGCTTGAAAGATAGGTTTGATATCAAAAGTAGTGTCATAGAAAAGGACTCTGGTGAATGGCTTTGATAGTTGGCCAATTGCTGCAGATACTCCTGCTGCTATCAAAACCTACACccaacattcattcattcaatcaaTCAAATATCAAATATCACATATTCATtctctcattcttttttttttttcataatatgGACCGACCTACCTACCTACCTACCTTATTGTGGGTAACTGTAAGAATATCATCAAAATTCAAATCAAGCCTGCATTTCAATGTACGAGATGAAGACCAAGAAGAGGTGGACCAAAGAGGGAGATGGCTGGGTCTGGGACCCACATACACTTTACTGCTCTtctgtcttcttcctcttcctcttcctcttgcTGGGTAGAATGTGGTGTTCACAGATAAGCAGTTTCGAGGCATCGTCTTAGTGTGTGTTGTACAATTTTAGAGGGCACACTCTTTCATAATTGATTTTCCTATTATTCTTAGTTTGTTGTCGTCACCATTACAATAAGAGAGACCAAGTATAGTCACAATACCCAAAGCCTGGCCTAGAATCTCTTAAAATAGGTACTCGATATCATTCATATCATTACCATATTATTATGATTACGATTTCGATCACGGTATATTACCATATACCGTAATATACTAATATTCTCCAACATGTTGTCCTACCAACCTCAATTTTTGTGTATTTGTACCTTAAGGAATACTGCTCACGCTCGCTCGCTTGCCTCTTCTGCCCTAAGGACATGCTGCTATCATGGCGCTcaaatgggccttggacgaagggTACCTTCATGTTAGACTTGTTACAAATTGTCTTAACTTGGTTATGCAGGTTGCTGGAGCGGAGAAGGCGATTGCATCTATTATTTGCATCATCCATTATATTAAGTCTATTGCGTCTAATTTTCATTGTTGCTCTCTTAGTTTATGTCCTAGGGGAGTGAATAGGATAGCTCATAATCTTGCTCAAGAAGCTCTATTGTAAGTTATGCTATttgttgctgtcaaaaaaaaaaaaaaaaaaaaacccttttctttttcctttttttttttctttttttttttttaattataaggTAAGAAAAATAGATTGATCCATCTAGAATATGACTAACCTATcacatcctttcgaatgagtgaggtaagttgaagccaccgactttcaaaccacctcgaaagagttggacatgaatgtctaATAGAAACCATAAAGTcaacaaccttgttggcttcacgaaatcaattatcacttcatcgaaaatgAAGTCTAATTTcaaatccttgataatactagaaaacACATATATTATCAccttccacaattaactttgagattcctaagtatttagcggCTAAAATGTCTTCTTTAAAACCAagagcttccgcaacaagaatactattagatccgcacttttttgctcctaacaAAACGGCTTTACCATTacgatctcttatagaatattcTAAAGCAACTTTATATCCATTTATtttcgatccgtcaaaatttagctttagaaacCTGTTTCTAGGTTTCTCCCACCAGATTTCTTCCTTACTAGTAGTGTTTCTAACTGACTCGTCTTTCTCGAGATTTATGAGATCCTTATGTCTAGTCTCATTCCAAATCTTGATGTTATTACAGCATAAGAGAATAAGTTTGATGATATTGAAATggacattattaaagataatgtCATTTCTATGAAACCATGCGTTCcatcaaataaaaataatcttaatgaaATAATCTTTTGGAATTAAGTCTTTGAGATAATTGAGTTTCATTAGAAAACTTTGACTTACAatattatcataatttgacaaaaaaattGTTAAAGCTAATAATATTCATGTCTTGGATAACAGAACCAATCAAGgaacattcgtaaaagaaatgatctttgttttcaataagaTGGTTGCAAAAAGCAcaattagaaaaaatgaaattcTTATAAGATAATGCAACATCAAATAAAACAAGGGTGAGAGAGAAGTTAGAGCGAGAAATCCTCTCTAATTTACGAGTTTTCTTTTCTTTCAAGCAATGGCGCGAGCGAAGAAAACAACTAATAATCCTTGTGCGATCAAATCAAAAACACCAAAAAATGTTGATTTAGTTCTTAATCCATCGAATAAGGGGAAATCACCGCAGAGACATATTCGGTTTTCGTCCCAGGAGTTTGAATCAGACTTAGAATCCATATTGGAGGGTGGGGAACAAATCGATCACCCGGAATTGGAGATACCAGAAACACCTAAATTACCAATGGTTAAGATAACGAAAGATGACGTCGCATGTGAGATTCAGTTCTGGTCGTCTTCAGTTTTTTGTTATGTCTTAGGGGCTAACCCTCCGAGTAGTGTACTCACTAGGTTTGTCAAACGGGTATGGCAAGCTCAGGGGCTTGATAAAATCTCCTTCATGTCGAATGAGATTTTTTTAGTCAGATTCAAAACTAAGGAACAACAACATGCCGTATTAACCACGGGACACTTATTGTTTGATAATAAGCCAGTTATTGTGAATGAATGGAAACCTAAAACAGTTTTGGTTAAGCATGATGTTAAGAGAGTTCCGATATGGATGATATTGTTTAGTTTGGATATCAAATATTGGGGATTGGAATGCTTGAAGAAGTTGAGTGGGGTGGTGCGTACATACATTAAGTGTGATGAGGCCACATCTCACATGAATTTCTTAGGGTTTGCAAGGATTCTGATTGAGGTGGATGTATATCAGCATTTCCCTAATGAGATATCTTTCCTAGATGAGAATGGCTTAACCCAAACCTTACGGGCGGTATATGATTGGCTGCCTCTGTCATGTACTGTCTGCAAGGGGATGGGACACACTGCTACAACATGTAGGAGAGGGGACCCAAAAAATGTTGTGAAAAGAGTATGGAAGCCAAAAGTGATAATGGCCCAACCCAAAGTGCCAACACAGAAAACTGTGCAACAAGTGCCAAGAGTCCCTGTTCAGCGACCCAAACCTGTAAGGGCAGTGGCTCAAACTCCTGCTATTACTGTGGAAATGGTGAGTCCTAGGGTTGCCTCTAAATCTGTGGTGGAGAGCTCATTGCCCAGAAGATTCATATCAAGGATAATGAGGTCTGATTCTGGTGAAAATAGAACTTTCACTTCTAGGGGGGCTGTCTTTTATGGAAACTCTGTCAAACTCTATCCAGAAAACAAGGAGGGAGTTTCTAGTGAATAGAATTGTTGAGAGAGGATAATCTAACAAGACCAATTTAGAAAATGGCTAGCTGTGGAGCATGGAGAATTAGGGGCCTGAATAATCCTACAAAACAGAAGGAAAAAAAAGGAGTTTTTTAATCCATAATAAAGTGAGGTTATTTGGTTTAGTAGAAACTAAAAAAAGAAGTCAGAACTGGAATAAAGTTAGGAATATGATTTGTGAGAATTGGTCTATTTGTACTAATTTCAGTCTCCATAAAGGGGGCAGGATTTGGGTGATGTGGGATCCAATGGCCGTTGAGGTTGATATATATGATATAACTAGTCAAAGCATTCATACTAGAGTTTTTGATAAGGCAAGGCTGAAGAAATTCTGGTATACTGTGGTCTATGGTATGAATAACAATACAGAAAGGGAGCAGTTATGGAATAACATTAGACATTATCATAGAGGAATCAGTGACCCTTAGATAATctgtggtgattttaatgctaTTATGAGTagaaaatgaaagaataagagGGGCAGAGGTAACAAATGTTGAAGGTCCTCCCTTTGATGCAGTTTGTGCAGGACTGTAATATGGCTGACCTAAAGGATAAGGGTGCCTATTATACATGGAATAACAAACATGATGTAGGCTCCAAGGTTTATAGTAGAATTGGTAGAGTACTATGCAATGATGAATGGATGGATTGCTTCCCTGGTAGCTATGTTCATTTTATGCCTGAAGTGATGTTTGATCACTACCCCTGCCTTATTAGGTTTAAGGAGGAGATACAAAGGAGGGGGAAAACCTTCAAGTATTTAAATATGTGGTCTTTTTCATCTGAATTTGAAGACGTTGTTAGGAAGGGGTGGAGTAAGGTGATCCATGGCAGTCCTATGTTTATAATGATTAAGAAATTGAAAGAGTTGAAAGGGGATTTTAAGAAATTAAACAGGGAATAATTTGGAGATATTGAGAATTTGACTTATGTTACTGAGTTATCTCTGGTTCATTTTCAAGAGATTCTTGTTCATGATCCTCTAAATGAGAAAGTGTGTACAGCTGAGAAAGCCTATACAGAGGAGTTAGGGGTACTGTTAAAGGCCAGAGAGCTCTTCCTAAGGCAGAAGGCAAAACGTGATTGGCTTCATCATGGGGATGACAATACAAAGTATTTACATGCTAGCATTAAGAATAGAAGAGCCAGAAATAGGGTCTGTGATAAATTATGTTCTACACCTGAAGAGAATAAATCAGCCTTTGAGGAGTATTATAAGTCACTGTTGGGTACTTCACAGGTAGTTTCTAGAGTCAACATGGGAGTGGTGAGGGCTGGTAAGTGCTTAACATAGAGGAATTGCTCTCTGCTCACTGCTCCTGTATCTGATAAGGAAGTGAGGATAGCAATGTTTGATATATCTGGAAACAAggctcctggacctgatgggtacaATAGCCAGTTCTTTAAAGATGCCTGGGAGGTAGTTGGGCCTGAAGTGGGTGAAGCAGTTAGGAGTGTGTTTGAGTCAGGAGCATTATTAAAACAATGCAACAATACTATCATTACTCTGGTGCCTAAGGTGGATATGCCTGAAAGTGTTCTTCAGTTCAGGTTTATTGCCTATTGTAACACCATATACAAATGTCTTTCCAAAGAGTTATGTAACAGATTAAGCCAGGTACTGCCTGATATTGTTAGCCCTTCCCAAAGTGCCTTTATTAAAGGTAGAGACATTGTGGGCAATATTCTAATAAGTCAGGATTTAATCAAGTTGTATCAGAGGACGACTTGTTCACCTAGGGTGCTGATGAAATTAGATTTACATAAGGCCTATGACTCGGTGGAGTGGTCTTTTGTGAATGATATGCTGACTGCTATTGGGTTTCCTGTTCAGATAGTGAAGATCCTGATGCAATGTGTTTCTACACCATCTTATTCTATATCTTTGAATGGGGAGGTGTTTGGTTTCTTCAAGGGCAAGAGAGGACTAAGGCAGGGGACCCTTTATCCCCTCTAGTTTTTACTATCAGCCTGGATTACCTAAGCAGGATCTTGGAGGTCATACAACAACATCAACATTTCAGATATCACCCACTTTGCCAGAGGATCAAGCTCTCTCATTTGTGTTTTCCAGATGATTTAATCATGTTCTGCAAGGGGGATAAAAGTTCCATAAAGCTGTTACTTAATTCCTTTGATTACTTTTCCAAAGCATCTGGTTTGGTAATGAATAGAGAAAAATCCAACATTTACTTCAATGGAACAGATGAGCAACTGATAAAAGAGGTGGAAATTGCAACTGGAATGAAAAGGGGTAAGGTGCCATTTAAGTACTTAAGGGTAAATGTGTCACCAAAGAGACTAGCTGTGACGGAGTGTAGTTGTTTGGTGGAGAGAATAGTTGATAGAATAAAAAAGGTTGGGGGCTCAAAAGTTATCTTATGCAGGAAGACTTGTCCTCATCAAATCTGTTCTGAGCTCACTGCATAGTTATTAGGCTAGGATTTTCATTTTGCCAAAGACCATTATTGCTAGAATTGAAGCATGTTGCAGATCCTTTCTATGTCATGACAATGAACAGCGAGAAAACCCTCCTCTTGTGTCCTGGGACTCTATTTTTCAGCCTAGGAGACAAGGTGGTCTAGGCATTAAGAGATATCATGAATGGAATGTAGCTGCTATTGGGAAAGTATGCATGGTAGGTAGCAGTTAAGGTAGATCATTTGTGGGTGGGTTGGGTGCATGCAGTATACATTAAGAATGGATCATGGAAAGATTATAAACCTGCTACTTCTACCAGCAGGGCTTGGAGGAAAATTTGCCAGGTGAATAATACTTTAAAGCAGTTCCTGTTTGACAGTACTTGGAGCCTGACTAACACTCCTTACTCAGTTAGATTGGGTTACAATTGTATAATGCCAATTGTTGAACAAGTGAAGTGGTATCCATGGTTTAACAATAGGCTGACTGTACCAAAGCATGCCTTTTGTTGCTGGTTGACTGCACAGGAAAGGCTTTTAACTCAAGATAGACTGATGAGAATGCATATTATCAATTAGAATAGTTGTTTTTTGTGTGCAGAAAAGGAGGAGACTCATgggctgtaacaccccctcataccaaggtaccttaccaggactacctaagcatgaaaggctgttaccatctcggttgcccgaggttagtatagatcaaaagcgtccgtcccaaacacatttattagaagtgctgtaaagtattaatgtttacaacaatccaaacccaaaccaaaaccaatacaAAGAATACAATGAGGACAATTACAAAATCATAGCTAGGACTCGTGGATcgtgatactacaactggtgatgacgacttcccatgaccgcccaagctcatcaAATGCAATACTGTCAagtccgctcaccatccccgaatggatcaccgcaggttttacaaaacaacaacaacggggtcgataccactcaatcaatataagacaaagaaCAATAACACCAAACCGATCATCGATCTCACTcgaagaatcgactacacaccgaagtgtgtagccctgccagattacccatcgcaacaggtaatcctcgccgccatgggtgaccgcagcccatccccacctagtccaaatTTCATCAACGAcgcgactaacaatccccgtcccttaatgtgcacatcccctcccgtggcgggttccacggagggcgaactagggtgtgaagccactcccgcaagtgactccaccacaatcacaaaaaccacaaagatcacaaatgcctcaacaccacaaccgtcaccacacaatcacatcaccaccgtcaccacaacacccataatcCGATGATCGTGAGATAACAACAAATACAACATAActacagtcttaaatcaattaacgaatcgagtaggaaaccctaccttttcgcaatcctcttacgctgcaatcaatcatacaataagcataacaattaccacatcgtcacctacaacaatgataatcaacaatcacataacgcacacactatatgcaaaaccccatttcccccaaattcataatcaaagacaaaccctaggacaatcatcaacaagcatggggaataaagacttaccgacgaaaggatgaatgattgaatgcggttgctaagattgtccatacatacacagaggagagattgggaatgattagagcgtcgtaggtTTTGATTAGGTTTACAAACcgtgttttagaaactgatttctcaaattttataatCTCTAAAAACACTCCCATCAACCGCTGAATTAATACTCGTCGgacggatactcggtcgagtatgatgtatactcgccgagtatcctctactcggtcgagtattcatcatactcggccgagtattcctcggcagaagccaaacagaacatacacttagcactactcggccgagtaggctctactcggcgagtacttagcttaataaagtccgtagtgttacaatcttcccccttaaaaagaacttcgtccccgaagttccaacccaacctataaaacatggacacctaacactaagtcTACCAACAacacttacttccacaacatgactcacggtATCATCCCAACTACAGCAtagcctctcgacactaactccataatattatcgaataaccacaatataacgttgccaaccttgtctcacttccataacactcgagcactcaatccacaaaagaagatcaatcatcaaaacggagtgttacattctaccatccttaaagcgaacttcgtcctcgaagtttactcaaatacataaacatcatcttccaactgtcaaaactatcggaCTCATAATCATTATCATACAACTGTCAACACTGTTGAATATTCTCTCattgctaaacatcgaactactacaagcacggtcatgaacactgttgaaatattctctcattgctaaacatcgaactactacaagcacggtcatgacctttaatcaaatcaattaaaacaaatatccgtcctctatgctacaccaacactctacttccaataatattacgacatgcacaaTCCTCAAACGCtatttgccgcatcctactcctcttaagacacatgttacgtcctcgtaactcattaGTACTAAATCCTcagctatacctctcattatcttcattgccaccacatgtgaaagatacacgtgtataatctaaacacttactattcctatatccaaggctctcttacttaaacagttatcatacctcaactcattttgCACTCCATTTAACCAAtaccacacaatcctgatcaaaacaaacactctaacttttccacattaccgcaacacgacatacctctctatataaactatataaaactcttatcgccaaaagcataactcacgatccacacttttTACGTACACTCACACGAGATCCTCatgttctttccttcattaccgcaaaactcatacataacttaacatgacactaattccccaacactctacactcactatctcaacccaggattatgaaccacctgcatctttcaggtcattaccacacatgttttacgaatcactaaCCATTACCATttctaccaaagcctcatctagaacaagatcaaaattatcagaacaacctATCACAAATGTGTCTCATCAATGATTAtcgctataccatgacaacaacgaaaacatatacaactctctttcatatcatcctctaccctcattcccaaaccgaaactggtaagaaacatcaacaaacaacacaacagtctacatgtctaaccgaaactcaccgtaaaacaacaaagaacaaaataACGATCGTGCATAATCGgtctgtactttcgaaactcaatcgtaaccaccccgtatactccaccacaaccggtgacggcatcgcaacttCGCCACCAACAACACGCATCACagcgcgaaaatgcccgcatcacaatacgaagtaccgtgcccggatcaccacccgaggcacaacaaccacatcgataaacatcacgcccacatataattcccacaaacacCGACTCAAGATAACTCtcctggacaagaaaacttactcaaaaccgctttactcgatcataacacaacattttatacggaataaacatacaagaatctcatgcacaTCATTCTTACCATTTCAcgtaataaacatgtatcatcaatacacatacaattttaactatccatgtcagatcaatcaaattattaccttttgaaccttattccattatattgtcgtacccaacatatatcacaaacattcatataacaactttatgactatcacaccataccgcttctcgtgaggttcgaacctcacacaaacatttatacacatcatagacccataatcacatccaaccaatcaatcccgatcacgtaagttaccacttgacaa
Encoded here:
- the LOC141600090 gene encoding uncharacterized protein LOC141600090, giving the protein MPRNCLSVNTTFYPARGRGRGRRQKSSKVYVGPRPSHLPLWSTSSWSSSRTLKCRLDLNFDDILTVTHNKVLIAAGVSAAIGQLSKPFTRVLFYDTTFDIKPIFQAGGFPSTHSSAVVATATCLGLERGFSDSIFGMAVVYAALIMYDAQGVRREVGIHAKTLNKLLLEYQTKSVIDEGNDIINSIPGKSSSTNSESSTALEEPSTFRNEQSTLTRLLESKVRKSQNEKDMTSFENVGIKSEKTPQFPVLKESIGHTEVEVIAGALLGLLVGLIVNAIM
- the LOC141601619 gene encoding uncharacterized protein LOC141601619 — translated: MLKVLPLMQFVQDCNMADLKDKGAYYTWNNKHDVGSKVYSRIGRVLCNDEWMDCFPGSYVHFMPEVMFDHYPCLIRFKEEIQRRGKTFKYLNMWSFSSEFEDVVRKGWKILVHDPLNEKVCTAEKAYTEELGVLLKARELFLRQKAKRDWLHHGDDNTKYLHASIKNRRARNRVCDKLCSTPEENKSAFEEYYKSLLGTSQEVRIAMFDISGNKAPGPDGYNSQFFKDAWEVVGPEVGEAVRSVFESGALLKQCNNTIITLVPKVDMPESVLQFRFIAYCNTIYKCLSKELCNRLSQVLPDIVSPSQSAFIKDSEDPDAMCFYTILFYIFEWGGVWFLQGQERTKAGDPLSPLVFTISLDYLSRILEVIQQHQHFRYHPLCQRIKLSHLCFPDDLIMFCKGDKSSIKLLLNSFDYFSKASGLVMNREKSNIYFNGTDEQLIKEVEIATGMKRGKVPFKYLRRENPPLVSWDSIFQPRRQGGLGIKRYHEWNVAAIGKYTLRMDHGKIINLLLLPAGLGGKFAR